One part of the Meleagris gallopavo isolate NT-WF06-2002-E0010 breed Aviagen turkey brand Nicholas breeding stock chromosome 20, Turkey_5.1, whole genome shotgun sequence genome encodes these proteins:
- the LRRC59 gene encoding leucine-rich repeat-containing protein 59 — ADTKVAPSRRCPRGSVRSCGAAFFQAALPKATVLDLSCNSLVSLPSDFCSLTHLVKLDLSKNRLQQLPVDFGRLVSLQHLDLLNNRLVTLPVSFAQLKNLKWLDLKDNPLDPVLAKVAGDCLDEKQCKQAAVRVLQHMKAIQSEQDRERQQKLQAEREMEKKREAEQRAREAQERELRKREKAEEKERRRREYDAQRAAKQEAEKKTKKETAQTRKPASSSRAPQPARHRHSWSRSVLRALLLVLLCILCSLAVCKLTELRHQPLCVSVNTLYEDVVAAVQNHKTLQNMLQHNSQQ, encoded by the exons GCCGATACAAAAGTAGCGCCTTCCAGAAGGTGTCCGCGCGGATCCGTGCGTTCATGCGGGGCCGCTTTCTTTCAGGCTGCGCTTCCAAAAGCGACCGTGCTGGATTTGTCCTGTAACAGCCTGGTTTCCTTGCCG TCAGATTTCTGCAGTTTGACACACCTGGTGAAACTGGATTTGAGTAAAAACCGGCTCCAACAGCTGCCCGTGGACTTTGGGCGCCTGGTCAGCCTGCAGCACCTGGACCTCCTCAACAACCGTTTGGTCACCCTGCCCGTCAGCTTTGCACAGCTCAAG AACCTGAAGTGGCTGGATCTGAAGGACAATCCCCTGGATCCTGTTCTAGCTAAAGTAGCCGGAGACTGTCTGGATGAGAAGCAGTGCAAGCAGGCTGCAGTCAGG GTACTGCAGCACATGAAAGCGATCCAGTCTGAGCAGGATCGAGAAAGGCAACAGAAGCTCCAAGCAGAGCGAG aaatggaaaagaagcgTGAAGCAGAACAGCGAGCcagggaggctcaggagagggAACTGAGGAAGCGagagaaggcagaagagaaggaacGCAGAAGGAGGGAATACGATGCTCAGAGAGCTGCAAAACAGGAGGcggaaaagaaaactaaaaaggAAACTGCGCAGACCCGAA AGCCCGCCTCCAGTTCTCGCGCACCTCAGCCGGCGCGGCACAGGCACTCGTGGTCGCGGTCGGTGCTGAGGGCgttgctgctggtgctgctctgcatcctCTGCTCTTTGGCTGTCTGCAAACTGACAGAGCTACGGCACCAACCGCTGTGCGTCAGTGTGAACACTCTCTATGAAGATGTAGTTGCTGCTGTGCAAAACCACAAAACCCTGCAGAACATGCTACAGCACAACTCGCAGCAGTGA
- the EME1 gene encoding LOW QUALITY PROTEIN: crossover junction endonuclease EME1 (The sequence of the model RefSeq protein was modified relative to this genomic sequence to represent the inferred CDS: inserted 1 base in 1 codon; deleted 1 base in 1 codon): protein MRPGSGQSWPSAPNARPPFSPQQPPLEAQEMAGAEGGDEELPALADLLQPLPAAGGRGPLRVSSQRRGSGVVLLSSDSEDEVEIVPLSERVSRRLLPGGPTQSAAGPGLLPAXXXXXXXXXXXXXXXXXXXXXXXXXXXXXXXXXXRLAAGRGERAVPKAALLPEGGPSVSPGIAFGSGGPAILPAAPVSERTARPXGPLESGENAEASPPPKKPKYSQEEREAICQAAWQRRKDREARKRRQEEEKERKKNLAKVLRAQRPGECQKYIAVVLDPVLLQVEGGAQIRAALQSANYSCVVESQAVPCSITWRRKSVLSQAEDSNEWTEEPNLLVLLGLEEFLSMVRNYKQEAQGCTEQKETLQSFVARVMEKMPGKILALTVVEVEKYFRCLRARSKKKQQQATANRSQAEDRGGQRKKQVKDPGLEITRLDVEDALVDLQLCTRVQVTFFESWEELGEFATMFTKAVAEAPFKREQQNTGFSFYLENKWCRGVKVDHSGKGLFEVWKRQIQQFNRVSGEMAEAVVSAYPSPQLLVQAYSRCSSEQERENMLAAIPVRRGTGVTATCRRVGPELSRRIYLQMTSHDPDLYLDVSG from the exons ATGCGCCCGGGATCCGGCCAATCATGGCCCAGCGCGCCAAACGCCCGCCCGCCGTTTTCCCCTCAACAGCCACCTCTGGAGGCGCAGGAAATGGCGGGAGCTGAGGGCGGCGATGAGGAGCTGCCAGCCCTCGCTGATCTGCTGCAGCCGCTGCCGGCGGCCGGCGGGAGGGGCCCTCTGAGGGTGTCGTCTCAGAGGCGAGGGAGCGGTgttgtgctgctgagcagcgACAGCGAGGATGAGGTGGAGATCGTTCCCCTGTCTGAGAGGgtcagcaggaggctgctgcccGGCGGCCCGACGCAGAGCGCTGCGGGTCCGGGGCTTCTGCCGGCGGNNNNNNNNNNNNNNNNNNNNNNNNNNNNNNNNNNNNNNNNNNNNNNNNNNNNNNNNNNNNNNNNNNNNNNNNNNNNNNNNNNNNNNNNNNNNNNNNNNNNGCGGCTGGCGGCTGGCCGCGGGGAACGGGCTGTTCCGAAAGCCGCGCTGTTACCCGAGGGAGGACCTTCCGTCAGCCCGGGTATCGCCTTCGGCTCTGGGGGGCCCGCGATCCTGCCGGCTGCCCCTGTGAGTGAGCGTACGGCCCGGC GGGGGCCTCTGGAAAGCGGAGAAAACGCAGAAGCTTCTCCTCCTCCGAAGAAGCCAAAGTACAGCCAGGAGGAAAGGGAGGCGATTTGCCAGGCGGCCTGGCAGAGGAGAAAGGACCGG GAAGCGAGGAAAAGGcggcaggaggaggaaaaagaaagaaagaagaacctCGCCAAAGTGCTGAGAGCTCAGCGGCCGGGGGAGTGCCAGAAATACATCGCTGTGGTGCTGGATCCAG TTCTCTTACAGGTCGAAGGTGGGGCTCAGATCCGTGCTGCTTTGCAGTCTGCAAATTATTCCTGCGTGGTTGAGAGCCAGGCTGTTCCCTGCAGCATTACCTGGAGGAGGAAGTCAGTGTTATCTCAG GCTGAGGACAGTAATGAATGGACAGAAGAACCGAATCTCCTGGTTCTGCTTGGCTTGGAAGAGTTCTTGTCCATGGTCCGTAACTACAAGCAA GAGGCCCAAGGCTGCACAGAACAGAAGGAGACCTTACAGAGCTTTGTAGCTCGTGTGATGGAAAAAATGCCTGGGAAAATCCTGGCTCTAACAGTTGTtgaagtagaaaaatatttcag ATGTCTCAGAGCTCGgtcaaaaaagaaacagcaacaggCAACAGCGAACAGGAGCCAGGCAGAAGACAGGGGAGGCCAGAGGAAGAAACAAGTTAAGGATCCTGGCTTGGAGATAACCAGACTGGATGTGGAAGAT GCCTTGGTGGACTTGCAACTCTGCACACGTGTCCAAGTCACTTTTTTTGAGAGCTGGGAGGAACTTGGAGAGTTTGCCACTATGTTTACAAAAGCTGTAGCTGAAGCACCGTTCAA ACGAGAGCAGCAGAATACAGGATTCTCTTTCTACTTAGAGAACAAGTGGTGCAGAGGTGTGAAAGTGGATCATTCTGGAAAGGGTCTCTTTGAAGTTTGGAAGAGGCAGATACAACAATTTAACCGGGTCAGCGGGGAGATGGCTGAGGCTGTTGTGTCTGCATACCCTTCTCCTCAGCTGCTAGTCCAG GCCTACAGTAGATGCTCCTCAGAGCAGGAGCGGGAGAACATGCTGGCTGCCATCCCTGTGCGCCGCGGTACCGGGGTGACAGCAACCTGCCGCCGGGTCGGGCCTGAGCTTTCCAGGCGAATCTATCTGCAGATGACTTCCCACGATCCTGACCTCTATTTGGATGTCAGTGGATAG